A window of the Methanobacterium sp. genome harbors these coding sequences:
- a CDS encoding 50S ribosomal protein L30: MIAAIRVRGRTGIKKDISDTLDMLRLTRINHAVLIEKNPSYKGMLQKAKDYITWGEVDQETVSKLLSKRGKIAGNVKLTEDYLKENTDFSSVEELSRALLDSGAKLEDIGVKLVFRLHPPRKGYEDIKKTFKESGSLGYRGEKISDLIKRMI; this comes from the coding sequence ATGATTGCAGCAATAAGGGTAAGAGGTAGAACAGGGATTAAAAAGGATATCTCTGATACACTGGACATGTTAAGACTTACCAGGATTAATCATGCAGTTTTAATCGAAAAAAATCCAAGTTATAAGGGAATGCTTCAAAAAGCTAAAGATTACATTACATGGGGAGAAGTTGACCAGGAAACAGTTTCAAAGCTTTTATCTAAAAGAGGAAAGATAGCAGGAAACGTAAAACTCACTGAAGATTACTTAAAGGAAAATACTGATTTTTCCTCTGTAGAAGAACTTTCCAGGGCACTGCTGGATTCTGGAGCAAAACTTGAAGACATCGGAGTGAAATTAGTATTCAGACTTCACCCTCCAAGAAAAGGATATGAAGATATCAAAAAAACATTTAAAGAATCTGGAAGCCTGGGTTACAGGGGAGAAAAAATAAGTGATCTGATTAAAAGGATGATCTAA
- a CDS encoding uL15 family ribosomal protein: MIRRTRKIRKMRGSRTVGGGCSKKRRGAGHRGGRGNAGLHKSKWTWTVKYAPEHFGKYGFKRPQRSILKFNPVNLDYLDEKSEDLVKQGLAQKKDNAIEIDVTDLGYNKVLGKGRLNRPLIIKSPEFSSSATQKIEEAGGEVIII; encoded by the coding sequence ATGATAAGAAGAACACGAAAAATAAGGAAAATGCGAGGGTCAAGAACCGTTGGTGGCGGATGTTCTAAAAAACGAAGAGGGGCTGGACACAGAGGTGGAAGAGGAAATGCAGGTCTCCACAAAAGTAAATGGACATGGACAGTCAAATATGCTCCAGAACACTTTGGAAAATACGGATTTAAAAGACCACAAAGAAGCATTTTAAAATTTAATCCAGTAAACCTTGATTATCTTGACGAAAAATCTGAAGACCTGGTTAAACAGGGATTGGCTCAAAAGAAAGATAATGCAATTGAAATAGATGTAACAGATCTCGGATACAACAAAGTACTGGGAAAAGGTAGATTAAACAGACCTTTAATTATAAAATCACCAGAATTTTCAAGCTCAGCTACCCAGAAAATAGAGGAAGCTGGCGGGGAAGTAATAATTATTTAA
- the secY gene encoding preprotein translocase subunit SecY, producing the protein MFLLEKLQPIFSLLPQVRSPTYRMPFKEKLKWTGIILVLYFVLTQVTLYGLSPAAIDQFAQLRAVLAGEFGSIITLGIGPIVTASIILQLLVGGKIIKLDLSRHEDKATFQGTQKLLAIIFTLFQAVVLVLTGALAAIPGYELILITQITIGGILIIFLDEVVSKWGFGSGVGLFIVASVASEIIVGAFNFLESPVTPGVPAGIVPKFIYLLTTGAPDFTILIPVLATIIVFLIVVYAESMRVEIPLSYGGVKGARGKYPLKFIYASAMPVILTSALLLNVQLFAALFQKFGFPILGTISQGQAISGIAYYLTTPTSLSILLTDPVKVLIYAVVFIAANVLFAWLWVEISGIGPKQVSKQLHQMGMQIPGQRSSRGHFERILKRYIPAITILGGAFVGLLALGADLTGALGGGTGVLLTVGIVYRLYEEIAKEQMMDMHPMLRKFLGD; encoded by the coding sequence ATTTTTTTGCTTGAGAAGCTACAACCAATTTTTTCCTTACTTCCACAGGTCAGGTCACCCACTTACAGGATGCCTTTTAAGGAAAAGCTTAAATGGACCGGTATAATTTTAGTACTGTATTTTGTCCTTACTCAGGTTACCCTTTATGGTTTAAGCCCTGCTGCCATTGACCAGTTTGCACAGTTAAGGGCGGTGCTTGCAGGTGAATTTGGTTCAATAATTACACTGGGTATAGGACCAATAGTTACAGCATCAATTATACTCCAGCTTTTAGTCGGAGGAAAGATCATTAAACTGGATCTTTCAAGGCATGAGGATAAGGCAACGTTTCAGGGGACTCAAAAGCTCCTTGCTATTATATTCACTCTATTTCAAGCAGTGGTGCTTGTTTTAACTGGTGCGCTTGCTGCAATACCCGGATATGAATTAATTCTCATTACTCAGATAACCATAGGTGGAATCCTTATTATCTTTCTGGATGAGGTTGTATCTAAATGGGGATTTGGAAGTGGTGTGGGACTTTTCATTGTTGCAAGTGTTGCAAGTGAAATAATTGTAGGGGCATTCAACTTTCTTGAATCTCCAGTCACTCCCGGAGTACCTGCAGGAATAGTTCCAAAATTCATATACCTTTTAACAACAGGAGCTCCTGATTTCACCATCCTCATACCGGTACTTGCAACCATCATCGTTTTCCTGATAGTTGTATATGCAGAAAGTATGCGGGTTGAAATACCTCTTTCTTATGGAGGAGTAAAAGGAGCAAGAGGAAAATATCCATTGAAGTTCATTTATGCAAGTGCCATGCCGGTAATTTTAACCAGTGCACTGCTTTTAAATGTGCAGCTATTCGCCGCATTATTCCAGAAGTTCGGATTCCCAATTCTGGGAACAATTTCACAGGGTCAGGCTATAAGTGGAATTGCATATTATCTTACAACACCAACAAGCCTCAGTATACTTCTTACAGACCCTGTAAAAGTATTAATTTACGCTGTTGTGTTTATAGCAGCAAATGTGTTGTTTGCATGGTTGTGGGTGGAAATCAGTGGAATAGGGCCAAAACAGGTTTCAAAACAGCTTCATCAGATGGGAATGCAAATTCCTGGACAGAGAAGCAGTAGAGGACACTTCGAGAGGATTTTAAAGAGATACATTCCAGCTATTACTATTCTTGGTGGTGCTTTTGTTGGTCTTTTAGCACTTGGGGCAGACTTAACAGGAGCATTAGGTGGAGGTACTGGTGTGCTGCTTACTGTGGGTATAGTGTACAGGTTATATGAAGAAATAGCTAAAGAACAGATGATGGATATGCACCCAATGCTTCGGAAGTTTTTAGGTGATTAG
- a CDS encoding adenylate kinase: MKMVVITGIPGSGSTTVLNKVLESIDYVNVNYGDVMIKIAREESIVEDRDSLRKLSPQVQKEIQKKAAKSIREMAEESNIIVDTHCTIKTPAGFLPGLPKWVLEELQPDMFILIEADNDEILMRRLNDKTRIRDMEKIGDIELHQEMNRATAMSYAVLTGATVKIIKNHDNRLEEPVEEMLNTLK; this comes from the coding sequence ATGAAAATGGTTGTAATTACAGGAATTCCAGGATCAGGAAGTACAACAGTATTGAATAAAGTACTTGAAAGCATTGATTATGTCAATGTAAATTATGGGGACGTGATGATTAAAATTGCAAGAGAAGAAAGTATCGTAGAAGATAGGGATTCTTTAAGAAAATTATCTCCCCAGGTACAAAAAGAAATTCAAAAAAAAGCTGCAAAAAGTATAAGAGAGATGGCAGAGGAGAGTAATATAATTGTTGACACTCACTGCACAATTAAAACACCTGCTGGTTTTCTGCCTGGACTTCCAAAATGGGTACTTGAGGAGCTTCAACCAGATATGTTCATACTCATTGAAGCAGATAATGATGAAATCTTGATGAGAAGACTCAACGATAAAACAAGAATCAGAGACATGGAAAAAATCGGTGATATTGAACTTCATCAGGAAATGAACAGAGCAACAGCAATGTCATATGCTGTACTAACAGGTGCTACTGTAAAAATCATTAAAAACCATGATAATAGGCTTGAAGAGCCTGTAGAAGAGATGTTAAATACTTTAAAATAA
- a CDS encoding EMC3/TMCO1 family protein has product MVLEALWGVLNTALNPFIQYLGPILSIVIIAIVISLVTSTAQKLLVDQDRLIYLQKEMKEFQQEMMEARKTNDPKALDRVQKKQMEFINLQKEMMTMSFKPMIVTMLPILIIFWWISQNPLLNRVVVELPATAYYMLLIPLWQALPFYGGAVPGTPEMSIGWLGWYILCSFGFSMLFRKLMGIKSGGGM; this is encoded by the coding sequence ATGGTACTTGAAGCATTATGGGGAGTGTTGAATACAGCTTTAAATCCCTTTATACAGTATTTGGGTCCGATTCTTTCTATAGTTATAATAGCTATTGTGATATCACTTGTAACAAGTACAGCTCAAAAGCTCCTTGTAGATCAAGACAGGCTCATTTACCTTCAAAAGGAAATGAAAGAATTTCAGCAGGAGATGATGGAAGCTAGAAAAACAAATGATCCAAAAGCTTTAGATAGGGTTCAAAAGAAGCAAATGGAATTTATAAACCTCCAGAAAGAAATGATGACCATGTCATTTAAACCAATGATAGTTACAATGCTTCCTATACTTATAATATTCTGGTGGATATCACAAAATCCATTGTTGAACAGGGTTGTAGTTGAATTACCTGCAACTGCTTATTATATGCTTTTAATTCCATTGTGGCAAGCGCTTCCATTTTATGGGGGAGCAGTACCTGGAACTCCAGAAATGTCTATTGGATGGCTTGGATGGTACATACTGTGTTCATTTGGGTTTTCAATGCTATTTAGAAAACTGATGGGAATTAAAAGCGGTGGGGGAATGTAA
- a CDS encoding 50S ribosomal protein L34e, whose translation MPELRYRSRSYRRIFKKTPGGKTVLRYKKKKPSKHICAECGKFLHGVPRGRPYQIKKLSKSKKRPNRPYGGNLCSECTRKVFKQEARL comes from the coding sequence ATGCCTGAATTAAGATACAGATCCAGATCATACAGGAGAATATTCAAGAAAACCCCTGGAGGAAAAACTGTTTTAAGATACAAGAAGAAAAAACCGTCAAAGCACATATGTGCTGAATGTGGTAAGTTTCTTCACGGAGTTCCAAGGGGAAGACCATACCAGATAAAAAAACTTTCAAAATCTAAAAAGAGGCCAAACAGGCCATATGGTGGAAATCTCTGCTCTGAATGCACACGAAAAGTGTTTAAACAAGAGGCAAGATTGTAA
- a CDS encoding AAA family ATPase, whose amino-acid sequence MIITISGLAGSGTTTASKILSKKMGIPYISAGDIFRQMAAEKNMDILEFSKFAEENEDTDIEIDKKQSQIAREHDDLIIEGRLSAHFIDADLKLWFMAPLDTRTNRICQRENKPFEIVKKEIIERSNSESKRYREIHNIDIENMEVYDLIINTGSFQAESVVSIILKVVEVIS is encoded by the coding sequence ATGATCATAACCATCAGCGGATTAGCTGGTAGTGGTACAACTACAGCTTCCAAAATATTATCTAAAAAAATGGGGATTCCTTATATCTCTGCAGGAGATATATTCCGCCAGATGGCCGCTGAAAAAAACATGGACATACTGGAATTCAGTAAATTCGCTGAGGAAAATGAAGATACTGACATTGAGATCGACAAAAAACAATCTCAAATAGCCAGAGAACATGATGATTTGATCATTGAAGGAAGGCTTTCTGCACATTTTATAGATGCTGACCTTAAATTATGGTTTATGGCTCCATTAGACACACGTACAAACAGAATATGTCAGAGGGAAAATAAACCGTTTGAAATTGTTAAAAAAGAAATAATTGAAAGAAGCAACAGTGAATCAAAGCGATACAGGGAAATTCATAATATTGACATTGAAAATATGGAAGTTTATGACCTTATCATAAATACAGGTAGTTTCCAGGCTGAAAGTGTTGTTAGCATTATATTGAAAGTAGTAGAGGTGATTTCATGA
- a CDS encoding 50S ribosomal protein L14e, with amino-acid sequence MKAIEVGRVCVKISGREAGEKCAIVEVIDDNFVEVVGTNIKNRRCNIKHLEPLNKTVEVSDNLEEVKKQLE; translated from the coding sequence ATGAAAGCAATAGAAGTAGGGAGAGTATGTGTTAAAATTTCAGGAAGAGAAGCTGGCGAAAAATGCGCCATAGTTGAAGTTATAGATGATAATTTTGTAGAAGTAGTTGGAACAAACATCAAAAACAGAAGATGCAATATCAAGCACTTAGAACCACTGAACAAAACTGTAGAAGTATCTGATAACCTGGAAGAAGTTAAAAAACAGCTTGAATGA
- a CDS encoding RNA-guided pseudouridylation complex pseudouridine synthase subunit Cbf5: MVDLLKAEDETNPDYGSFPEERPIEVHIHHGVINLDKPSGPTSHEVDSWVKRILGVEKTGHGGTLDPKVTGVLPVGIDHATRVIQMLLGADKEYICLMRLHEEIHEEKIRDILQEFQGKIFQTPPIKSAVKRELRVRKIYYVDILEIDGQDVLFKIGCEGGTYIRKYCHDVGEALGIGAHMAELRRTRSGPFTEDNMVTLHDLTDAYHIWKEEGDESFLRNCILPMEAAVEHLPKVVIRDSAVDAVCHGADLAAGGIVSLEDGIKKGDTVAVMTLKGELVAAGESLKTSREILKANKGIMIDINRVFMGPGTYPKMWK, from the coding sequence ATGGTAGATTTACTAAAAGCTGAAGATGAAACCAATCCTGATTACGGGAGTTTTCCAGAGGAAAGGCCCATTGAAGTCCACATACATCATGGAGTTATCAACCTGGACAAGCCTTCAGGTCCAACTTCCCATGAAGTTGATTCATGGGTTAAAAGAATATTAGGCGTGGAAAAAACTGGTCATGGGGGGACCTTAGACCCCAAAGTCACTGGAGTTTTACCAGTGGGTATAGATCATGCGACCCGTGTTATTCAAATGCTTTTAGGTGCAGATAAAGAATATATATGTTTGATGAGACTGCATGAAGAAATACATGAGGAAAAAATAAGAGATATACTTCAGGAGTTTCAGGGAAAAATATTCCAGACTCCACCAATTAAATCTGCAGTTAAAAGAGAACTCAGAGTCCGAAAAATATATTACGTTGATATCCTTGAAATAGATGGCCAGGATGTCCTGTTTAAAATAGGGTGTGAAGGAGGGACCTACATAAGGAAGTACTGTCATGATGTGGGTGAAGCACTTGGAATCGGTGCTCACATGGCAGAACTTAGAAGAACCCGTTCAGGACCATTTACTGAGGATAACATGGTTACTCTTCATGATTTAACTGATGCATATCATATCTGGAAGGAAGAAGGGGATGAATCGTTCCTTAGAAACTGCATACTTCCAATGGAAGCAGCAGTTGAACACCTGCCTAAAGTTGTTATTAGAGATTCTGCTGTAGATGCAGTATGCCACGGCGCAGACCTTGCAGCAGGAGGAATAGTAAGTCTTGAAGACGGAATTAAAAAAGGAGATACTGTTGCGGTTATGACCCTCAAAGGTGAACTTGTTGCAGCAGGGGAAAGTTTAAAAACATCCAGGGAAATACTTAAGGCAAATAAAGGTATAATGATAGATATAAACAGAGTTTTTATGGGGCCGGGAACATATCCAAAGATGTGGAAGTAA
- a CDS encoding 30S ribosomal protein S13, with translation MEEDFKHMIRIARKDINGNKTIQNALADIKGVGKALSRAIGINMGLDLNQKIGYLSDDEVNRIEEVVRDLKSLNIPEWMLNRRNDYETGETGHLIESDLMMALREDLNRMKKIRSYKGRRHEVGLPVRGQRTKSTFRKGSSVGVRRRKGR, from the coding sequence ATGGAAGAAGACTTTAAGCACATGATCCGTATTGCCAGAAAGGATATTAATGGTAATAAAACCATTCAAAATGCGCTTGCTGACATAAAAGGTGTTGGAAAAGCATTATCAAGAGCAATAGGAATTAATATGGGTCTTGATTTAAATCAAAAGATTGGATACTTATCTGATGATGAAGTAAACAGAATTGAAGAAGTTGTAAGGGACCTTAAATCACTTAATATTCCTGAATGGATGTTAAACCGGCGTAATGATTATGAAACCGGTGAAACAGGTCATTTAATAGAATCTGATCTTATGATGGCCTTAAGAGAAGATCTAAACAGGATGAAAAAGATCAGAAGTTACAAAGGAAGAAGACATGAAGTTGGACTTCCTGTTAGAGGTCAAAGAACAAAATCTACCTTCAGAAAAGGATCATCTGTCGGTGTTAGAAGAAGGAAAGGAAGGTAA
- a CDS encoding 30S ribosomal protein S4 — MGHPRKSRKKYDTPPHPWNADRIKEENRLLQKYGLKNKKEVWKAETMVKIYRRDARHLLGMVTEQTIKERKQLIGHLIKLGILGEDAKLEDVLDLTVEDVLRRRLQTMVHNKGLATTAKGSRQFVIHGHIALDGKKIDSPSYLVKRGEEDLIGFYQSSSLEKQYKARTEGNKA; from the coding sequence ATGGGACACCCAAGAAAATCAAGAAAAAAATATGATACACCCCCTCATCCATGGAATGCTGATAGAATAAAAGAAGAAAACAGGCTTCTTCAAAAATACGGTTTAAAAAACAAAAAAGAAGTATGGAAAGCTGAAACAATGGTTAAAATATACAGAAGAGATGCAAGACATCTTTTAGGTATGGTAACTGAACAGACTATTAAAGAAAGAAAGCAGCTTATAGGTCACCTTATAAAACTTGGAATTTTAGGTGAAGATGCAAAACTGGAAGATGTGCTTGATTTAACTGTTGAGGATGTATTAAGAAGAAGATTACAAACCATGGTACACAACAAAGGCCTTGCAACTACTGCAAAAGGATCAAGACAGTTTGTTATACATGGACACATAGCTTTAGATGGTAAAAAGATTGATTCACCAAGTTACCTTGTTAAAAGAGGCGAAGAAGACTTAATTGGATTCTACCAATCTTCATCACTGGAAAAGCAATACAAGGCAAGAACCGAAGGCAATAAGGCCTAA
- a CDS encoding 30S ribosomal protein S11 yields the protein MAENERWGVANIYSSFNNTIITITDVTGAETISQWSGGKVVRADRQESSPFAAMEAATRAADDAKEKGITGLHIKVRAPGGNGPRTPGPGAQATIRALARAGIRIGKIEDVTPVPHDGTGRPGGKRGRRV from the coding sequence ATGGCAGAAAATGAAAGATGGGGCGTAGCTAACATATATTCATCATTTAACAATACAATAATAACCATAACTGACGTGACCGGAGCAGAAACCATTTCTCAATGGTCTGGTGGAAAGGTTGTAAGGGCAGATAGGCAGGAGTCATCCCCATTTGCAGCAATGGAAGCAGCTACAAGGGCTGCAGACGATGCCAAAGAAAAAGGAATTACCGGATTACACATAAAAGTAAGAGCCCCTGGTGGAAACGGGCCAAGAACTCCAGGACCTGGTGCACAGGCTACAATCAGAGCATTGGCACGAGCAGGTATCCGAATTGGAAAAATAGAAGATGTTACTCCAGTTCCTCATGATGGTACTGGAAGACCTGGAGGTAAGCGGGGAAGAAGGGTCTAA